The Enterobacter asburiae genome includes a window with the following:
- the traK gene encoding type-F conjugative transfer system secretin TraK gives MKFRISPAAAAVFLAAGLFTSGLRAASAPAAIPFENDAAFNVTLSNTNPSKVVVDGELITSISGPTGAYDQSQTEDGALILSPLVGQNFTLFIQTDHGSSLSLNVRPQPGNGKTLRFTPMSPPLRKNDDAKAWEEGQTYEKTLVALSRAVVNGQVPDDYREYPVSRMPAYTPASDVRLTPERQFVGNHLRVVRFRMSNPGSITRSLRERDFWRKGVRAVMLSQNQLYAGGEGYAWIVFSDDGDARP, from the coding sequence ATGAAATTTCGCATTTCACCGGCAGCTGCTGCTGTGTTTCTGGCAGCGGGATTATTTACCAGCGGCCTCCGGGCCGCTTCCGCACCCGCAGCCATTCCGTTTGAGAACGACGCCGCCTTTAACGTCACCCTCAGCAACACCAACCCGAGCAAGGTTGTTGTAGACGGAGAACTCATTACCAGCATCAGCGGACCAACCGGTGCGTATGACCAGAGCCAGACCGAGGACGGAGCGCTTATCCTGTCTCCGCTTGTCGGCCAGAACTTCACCCTGTTTATCCAGACTGACCACGGTTCATCGCTGAGCCTGAACGTCAGGCCGCAGCCGGGTAACGGCAAAACACTGCGCTTCACCCCGATGTCACCACCACTTCGCAAGAACGATGATGCGAAGGCATGGGAAGAAGGGCAGACCTATGAAAAAACGCTGGTTGCGCTATCCCGCGCCGTAGTCAATGGTCAGGTGCCGGACGACTACCGGGAATACCCGGTCAGCCGCATGCCGGCTTACACACCCGCCAGTGATGTACGCCTGACGCCTGAACGCCAGTTTGTGGGCAACCACCTGCGGGTTGTTCGCTTCCGGATGAGCAACCCGGGCAGCATCACCCGCAGCCTCCGCGAGCGCGATTTCTGGCGCAAGGGCGTCCGGGCCGTAATGCTGTCGCAGAATCAGCTCTACGCTGGCGGCGAAGGCTATGCCTGGATTGTGTTTTCAGATGACGGAGACGCCCGCCCATGA
- a CDS encoding ParB N-terminal domain-containing protein codes for MVATNTTAKKPAKPARQAKSAEKIAQSTEQKLVQLLADTPVQIFPYSRLSHTGLNTRIIPHTDQEVEEMADSIQAMGILQNLIGAELPDGTIGIVGGEGRRRGTGILVMRGVLDADTPFVPVKVLPVEMAVAASMIENGRRKNMHPAEQIIGFRTLQQEGKTASQIGALMGYHPRHVQRCLKLANLAPSLLDALARDEISLEQCEVLTLADTHERQEQVWKEAVVQWRDPAVQTLRKMVTDDKMAISHPMFEYVGEEAYTAAGGTLTADLFSDKDSTFADAALVKSLLAGKLTVLAARVKQEQGWGWAEFRMTELRASGEDGEQYRFAMPKAVLTEEEQKRVSELEEQMEATETYDDEYAIQEQIDDIYCEATYREATPEFRADHGIWVSWDGSNFQVQPGIRKLTDEDRAEEEQARQEREKNVIRYTTPDIPADAYPATLVKAMSAERTLAVQAELAGRPDVSVALLTWTLCLALFDRTHGKRSEPLKASVSSNQYHLASLAPSGEEGKALTALNAQKKALQATLPENWHLDFTWLLSWSAEQVNTLLGFCAAHGINGIQERMYNHTQKSELDGLEAALDFDLRKWWQPDAESYFGKLTISQIGKAYEEAGLSARAGEVVKLKRRDAAKAAEQDLNAQGWLPDWMVRPAPAAEAEEATETDAHTTDHAA; via the coding sequence ATGGTCGCCACCAATACTACGGCAAAAAAACCAGCTAAGCCCGCCCGTCAGGCAAAATCTGCGGAAAAAATCGCGCAGTCTACCGAGCAGAAGCTCGTCCAGCTGCTCGCTGATACGCCCGTGCAAATCTTCCCGTACTCCCGCCTGTCACACACGGGCTTAAACACGCGCATCATTCCGCATACCGATCAGGAGGTGGAAGAGATGGCTGACAGCATTCAGGCAATGGGCATCCTGCAAAACCTGATCGGTGCAGAACTGCCGGACGGTACGATCGGCATTGTCGGCGGGGAAGGTCGTCGCAGAGGCACAGGCATTCTGGTGATGCGCGGTGTGCTCGATGCAGACACGCCATTTGTTCCGGTGAAAGTCCTGCCCGTTGAGATGGCTGTGGCGGCCTCGATGATCGAGAACGGTCGACGTAAAAACATGCATCCCGCCGAGCAGATTATCGGTTTTCGTACCCTTCAGCAGGAAGGTAAAACGGCCTCTCAGATCGGCGCACTGATGGGCTACCACCCGCGCCACGTTCAGCGCTGCCTGAAGCTGGCGAATCTTGCCCCCTCCCTGCTGGATGCGCTGGCGCGGGATGAAATCTCCCTTGAACAGTGTGAAGTCCTGACACTTGCTGATACCCATGAGCGTCAGGAGCAGGTCTGGAAAGAGGCTGTTGTACAGTGGCGCGATCCTGCTGTACAGACTCTGCGCAAAATGGTGACCGACGACAAGATGGCCATCAGTCACCCGATGTTTGAGTATGTAGGCGAGGAAGCCTATACCGCCGCTGGCGGTACGCTGACCGCCGACCTGTTCAGCGACAAGGACAGCACCTTTGCCGATGCGGCGCTGGTGAAATCTCTGCTGGCTGGCAAGCTCACCGTGCTCGCCGCCCGCGTTAAGCAGGAGCAGGGCTGGGGCTGGGCTGAGTTCCGTATGACGGAACTGCGTGCCAGCGGTGAGGACGGTGAACAGTACCGTTTTGCGATGCCGAAAGCTGTCCTGACGGAAGAAGAACAGAAGCGCGTCAGTGAGCTGGAAGAACAAATGGAAGCCACTGAAACGTACGATGACGAATACGCGATTCAGGAGCAGATTGATGATATCTACTGCGAGGCGACTTACCGCGAAGCCACGCCGGAATTTCGCGCCGACCACGGTATCTGGGTGTCATGGGACGGTAGCAATTTTCAGGTTCAGCCTGGTATCCGCAAGCTGACCGACGAAGACCGGGCAGAAGAAGAACAGGCGCGTCAGGAACGTGAAAAGAACGTGATCAGATACACCACGCCTGACATTCCCGCTGACGCCTATCCGGCAACGCTGGTTAAGGCCATGTCTGCGGAGCGTACTCTCGCCGTTCAGGCAGAACTGGCGGGTCGCCCTGATGTATCGGTGGCACTCCTGACGTGGACGCTGTGTCTTGCGCTCTTTGACCGCACCCACGGCAAACGCAGTGAACCGCTGAAAGCCTCCGTGTCCTCGAATCAGTATCACCTTGCATCACTGGCTCCATCCGGTGAAGAAGGGAAGGCGCTGACGGCGCTCAATGCACAGAAAAAAGCGCTTCAGGCAACGCTGCCAGAAAACTGGCATCTCGATTTCACCTGGCTGCTGTCATGGTCAGCAGAGCAGGTGAACACCCTGCTGGGATTCTGTGCAGCGCACGGTATCAACGGTATTCAGGAGCGTATGTACAACCATACGCAGAAAAGCGAACTGGACGGGCTGGAAGCGGCGCTGGACTTTGACCTGCGCAAATGGTGGCAGCCGGATGCTGAGAGCTATTTCGGTAAGCTCACGATTTCCCAGATTGGCAAAGCCTATGAAGAAGCCGGACTCAGCGCCCGTGCGGGTGAAGTTGTGAAGCTCAAGCGCCGGGATGCAGCGAAGGCTGCCGAGCAGGATCTGAATGCTCAGGGCTGGCTGCCTGACTGGATGGTGCGCCCAGCGCCAGCCGCTGAGGCTGAAGAAGCCACCGAAACCGACGCTCACACCACTGACCACGCTGCTTAA
- a CDS encoding conjugal transfer protein, translating into MGRVGIYLKDKIEREVRDIVQQDLQNGANAGEANISATCNELIRLGLLVYKRDGEDGNQFDIEGYRRDLIRKAAGSREGTVLIATLLAEMYLKMTGKDGEGSLEDTLDMIISGINTAENEAEARHFINEKE; encoded by the coding sequence ATGGGAAGAGTCGGCATCTACCTTAAAGATAAAATTGAACGTGAAGTTCGTGATATTGTTCAACAAGACCTGCAAAACGGCGCCAATGCTGGAGAAGCAAACATATCAGCCACCTGCAACGAATTAATCAGGCTTGGACTTCTTGTTTATAAGCGCGATGGCGAGGATGGTAACCAGTTTGATATTGAAGGATATCGCAGAGACCTCATAAGAAAAGCAGCCGGCTCACGTGAAGGCACAGTTCTCATTGCAACACTACTCGCTGAAATGTATTTAAAAATGACAGGAAAAGACGGCGAGGGCAGCCTGGAAGATACGCTCGATATGATTATTAGCGGCATAAATACAGCCGAGAACGAAGCGGAAGCAAGGCACTTCATCAACGAAAAAGAATAA
- a CDS encoding lytic transglycosylase domain-containing protein, whose amino-acid sequence MKISLLPAALLTLSLSAGAAPQMCFDQAGKDYQIDPLLLMSISIKESHLVPDAINGSNRNGTEDVCGMQVNSSHYGKLKNFNITRERLLNDPCICVYTGAWVLAHNFRSYGKNWDSVGMYNTGPSKKLIAQRKAYAKDIKNIYRVLLARKKLLSERLAPAAGKEHEIKTTETASLNSGQ is encoded by the coding sequence ATGAAAATATCGTTACTGCCTGCTGCTTTGCTGACTCTTTCACTATCTGCTGGTGCAGCTCCGCAAATGTGCTTTGATCAGGCCGGGAAAGATTACCAAATTGATCCGCTTCTGCTTATGTCAATTTCGATTAAAGAGAGCCATCTGGTACCAGATGCGATAAATGGATCAAACAGGAATGGGACAGAAGATGTCTGTGGGATGCAGGTGAACAGCTCACATTACGGTAAACTTAAAAACTTCAATATTACCCGTGAGCGCCTGTTGAATGATCCATGTATCTGCGTTTATACGGGTGCATGGGTTCTGGCGCACAACTTCAGGTCATACGGAAAAAACTGGGACAGCGTGGGGATGTATAATACGGGGCCGAGCAAAAAGCTCATTGCGCAGCGCAAGGCCTATGCAAAGGATATCAAAAATATATATCGCGTATTACTGGCCAGAAAAAAATTACTTTCTGAACGTCTCGCGCCAGCTGCGGGTAAGGAGCATGAGATAAAAACTACAGAAACAGCATCGCTTAACAGCGGACAGTAA
- a CDS encoding type IV conjugative transfer system pilin TraA, giving the protein MLTKGSALNVGKGWAVASLFRKARENRKAKFYLKSAGAFLIALMVTHPAFASGTDLLSSQNTTVNSTFGSGSSLVKWFYIAEIIMGLFIYIKARSPLVFVGIVMAIIFTRVAFGIAS; this is encoded by the coding sequence ATGTTAACCAAAGGCAGTGCCCTTAACGTCGGTAAGGGATGGGCGGTAGCGTCTTTATTCCGCAAAGCACGCGAAAATCGCAAAGCTAAATTTTACTTAAAGTCAGCAGGCGCTTTTTTAATTGCACTTATGGTCACTCACCCGGCATTCGCATCTGGTACTGACCTTCTTTCCTCACAAAACACCACGGTTAATTCAACCTTCGGTTCTGGTTCTTCACTGGTTAAATGGTTCTACATCGCCGAAATCATCATGGGCCTGTTTATTTACATTAAGGCCCGCTCACCACTGGTGTTCGTCGGTATCGTTATGGCAATCATCTTTACCCGTGTCGCCTTCGGCATCGCGAGCTAA
- a CDS encoding type I toxin-antitoxin system Hok family toxin encodes MVCITLLIFTCLTRNRLCELRLKDGDREVAASLAYESNGK; translated from the coding sequence ATCGTGTGTATAACGCTTTTGATATTCACGTGTCTGACCCGGAACCGCTTATGCGAACTCCGGCTAAAGGACGGGGACAGGGAGGTCGCGGCAAGCCTGGCTTACGAATCCAACGGTAAGTAG
- the psiB gene encoding conjugation system SOS inhibitor PsiB: MTMQYDLNQINTLTASDLEFIRQQGEDARRALSDAVTGLLSTPEGWRVCAEYRSEFGGFFPVQCRFSADGSDDWHLCVCSPGEVSPYWLLVLLSSGGEVVRTLYQSDTLQPDRINQLIAQLAGMRRFNCTASTVVNLMSVEVTA, encoded by the coding sequence ATGACCATGCAATATGACCTGAACCAAATCAACACACTGACCGCCTCCGACCTGGAGTTTATCCGTCAGCAGGGCGAAGACGCGCGCCGCGCCCTCAGCGATGCCGTGACCGGCCTCCTGTCCACACCCGAAGGATGGCGCGTCTGTGCCGAATACCGCAGCGAGTTCGGCGGCTTCTTCCCCGTCCAGTGCCGCTTCAGCGCGGACGGCAGCGATGACTGGCATCTGTGCGTGTGCAGCCCCGGCGAAGTCTCGCCTTACTGGCTTCTGGTGCTGCTCTCCTCTGGCGGGGAAGTGGTGCGTACCCTTTACCAGAGCGACACGCTCCAGCCTGACCGGATAAACCAGCTGATCGCGCAGCTGGCAGGTATGCGCCGCTTTAACTGCACAGCCAGCACCGTGGTGAACCTGATGAGCGTGGAGGTGACAGCATGA
- a CDS encoding DUF932 domain-containing protein, protein MVSFASRYRMPTSIRKDRPLTNEELQLIVPSAFSSDKHDSRSERYTYIPTINILDRLRDEGFQPYYATQSRTRDQDKRDFTKHMLRLRRHDQINGKEVPEIILLNSHDGSSSYKMIPGMFRQVCSNGLVAWKDFGEIRVPHKGDIVGQVIEGAYTVLKTFDAVDENIDLMKSIQLTLPEQRLFGATALELKYDGKPAPITPEQIINPRRVLDRGQDLWTTFNVVQENVIRGGIRGRTEKGKMTRTREVTGIDGDIKLNQVLWKMAEEFAKLKA, encoded by the coding sequence ATGGTCAGTTTCGCAAGCCGCTATCGTATGCCTACCTCGATCCGTAAAGACCGTCCGCTGACGAATGAGGAATTACAGCTCATCGTTCCGAGCGCGTTCTCATCGGATAAACACGATTCACGCTCTGAACGTTATACATATATCCCGACCATTAACATTCTTGATCGCTTACGTGATGAAGGTTTTCAGCCTTATTATGCAACTCAGTCACGTACACGTGACCAGGATAAACGCGACTTTACAAAGCATATGCTTCGCCTGCGCCGTCATGACCAGATTAACGGAAAAGAAGTACCGGAAATTATTCTTCTGAATAGCCATGATGGTTCTAGCAGCTATAAAATGATCCCCGGTATGTTCCGTCAGGTTTGCAGTAATGGTCTGGTTGCATGGAAGGATTTTGGTGAAATCCGTGTGCCCCACAAAGGGGATATTGTCGGGCAGGTTATTGAAGGCGCTTACACGGTGCTGAAAACATTTGACGCGGTTGATGAAAATATTGACCTCATGAAAAGCATTCAGCTCACTTTGCCTGAGCAGCGCCTTTTTGGTGCGACCGCCCTGGAACTTAAATACGATGGAAAACCAGCGCCGATTACACCGGAGCAAATTATTAACCCTCGCCGTGTGCTCGACAGAGGCCAGGATTTATGGACCACGTTTAACGTGGTGCAGGAAAATGTGATCCGTGGGGGAATTCGTGGCAGAACGGAAAAAGGGAAGATGACCAGAACGCGGGAAGTCACCGGAATAGATGGTGACATCAAATTAAATCAGGTGCTCTGGAAAATGGCTGAGGAGTTTGCAAAGCTGAAGGCCTGA
- a CDS encoding ammonia monooxygenase translates to MHTRNVNVKTAAQESTGRWGTDPKTRLTCVIAEQKSYLDELCDVCNLQLSQHDEAEEILRLLSLMSDNVHKEGVLCWERSYPLVSFHVVQPWLQAQAHAIRLYGFIGQKAWDIARKDLCDNLNFAQAMLRLEAR, encoded by the coding sequence ATGCACACACGAAACGTCAACGTCAAAACCGCCGCTCAAGAATCTACCGGAAGATGGGGGACAGACCCGAAAACGCGTCTGACCTGTGTTATCGCGGAGCAAAAGTCATATCTGGACGAGCTTTGCGACGTATGCAATCTCCAGCTGAGCCAGCACGATGAGGCTGAGGAAATTCTGCGTCTTCTCAGCCTGATGAGCGACAACGTTCACAAGGAAGGCGTGCTGTGCTGGGAACGTTCATATCCTCTGGTGTCGTTTCATGTCGTGCAGCCGTGGTTGCAGGCTCAGGCTCATGCCATCCGCTTATACGGCTTTATCGGGCAAAAGGCGTGGGACATCGCGCGTAAAGACCTTTGCGACAACTTAAATTTCGCTCAGGCCATGTTGCGCCTGGAAGCGCGTTAA
- a CDS encoding Arc family DNA-binding protein has product MKVKEKMWDGRGRPRKFQPGEAVEWRLRAPDNLLMELRICARAGNRSVNEEIIARLLLSLNYQPGKPVIKTAEGERLIALAVRFEEWLGKLLDSESAEVVAEVKTPLKQEQLWMWREGERILLPGKTTGYSMRIPENLADEIRAMAKVHNRSLNDEMLTRLMNTLGYFTERLLDQNEDAQALKVLCMEFEVFLKEKIREVEKSDLPWDEKSSQ; this is encoded by the coding sequence ATGAAAGTTAAAGAGAAAATGTGGGATGGTCGCGGCCGTCCGCGTAAGTTCCAGCCAGGTGAAGCGGTGGAGTGGCGATTGCGTGCTCCGGATAATTTGCTTATGGAGCTGAGAATATGTGCCAGAGCTGGCAACAGGAGTGTGAATGAGGAAATTATTGCCAGGCTTTTATTGTCGCTAAATTATCAGCCGGGTAAGCCAGTCATTAAAACTGCGGAGGGTGAGCGGCTCATAGCGCTAGCGGTAAGATTCGAGGAGTGGCTTGGAAAATTACTTGATAGTGAATCCGCTGAGGTTGTGGCTGAAGTTAAAACCCCACTCAAGCAGGAACAATTGTGGATGTGGCGTGAGGGTGAGCGGATTTTGCTTCCGGGGAAAACAACCGGATATAGCATGCGTATTCCCGAGAATCTTGCTGATGAAATCAGGGCAATGGCGAAGGTGCATAACCGTAGTCTGAATGACGAAATGCTCACCCGCCTGATGAATACGCTGGGTTATTTTACGGAAAGGTTGCTTGACCAGAACGAGGATGCTCAGGCACTTAAAGTTCTCTGTATGGAGTTTGAAGTTTTCCTGAAGGAAAAAATAAGAGAGGTAGAAAAAAGTGACCTCCCCTGGGATGAAAAATCGTCTCAGTGA
- a CDS encoding plasmid SOS inhibition protein A has product MIPSSHALVSLKPARQAAIQAISHVESARERGARLPSMPYVRTFLRLLTGSGRLNATVANKIPGLHWVPNNRHSNLKQVEEALNTMIATSGEACPLPLTIDVQAELFPEVMHTRTGRRLHRSGIKTTRQLRRQSREYEQRWKLRQNLLEQAKIDLNFQSPETVCTWYTRWSDEFDAAELAGPFWRWQSRFTSLKELDWLRISGEPLYAVMYEIPFIVRETPEPVRTAERWQVPNKLRYQQGAE; this is encoded by the coding sequence ATGATCCCGTCCTCACACGCGCTCGTTTCCCTGAAGCCAGCCCGTCAGGCTGCAATACAGGCTATCAGCCATGTTGAGTCTGCCCGCGAACGCGGCGCACGACTGCCCTCCATGCCGTATGTGCGTACCTTTCTGCGCCTTCTCACGGGCAGCGGGCGTCTCAACGCCACGGTGGCCAATAAAATACCTGGCCTGCACTGGGTGCCAAATAACCGTCATTCGAACCTGAAACAGGTCGAGGAGGCGCTTAACACCATGATAGCCACCAGTGGTGAAGCCTGCCCGCTGCCGCTCACGATTGACGTTCAGGCCGAGCTATTCCCTGAAGTCATGCACACCCGCACGGGTCGACGGCTGCACAGGTCCGGCATTAAGACCACGCGGCAGCTACGCCGCCAGTCCCGCGAGTACGAACAGCGCTGGAAACTGCGCCAGAACCTGCTGGAGCAGGCGAAAATCGATCTGAATTTTCAGTCACCGGAAACCGTCTGCACCTGGTACACCCGGTGGAGCGACGAGTTTGACGCGGCAGAGCTTGCCGGACCGTTCTGGCGCTGGCAGTCGCGGTTCACGTCGCTGAAAGAACTTGACTGGCTTCGCATCAGCGGTGAGCCGCTGTATGCAGTGATGTACGAAATCCCGTTCATCGTGCGGGAGACACCGGAACCTGTCCGTACTGCTGAGCGCTGGCAGGTACCGAACAAGCTGCGGTATCAGCAGGGGGCAGAATGA
- a CDS encoding TraE/TraK family type IV conjugative transfer system protein, which translates to MKLNIKGERDKQLRYAFIGLSALTLLMGAGNVLTGSLAWYFATTQKTITTPLTFNRPFASDSKSVDATGLTQFAASFIYWRLNVTPENIEHNQKMILGFVPSAERDVLKKALDIETERIQKAGITTQFDTKEIRVMDDGSVQYSGVLKSSTTNGAIITPLKDQEKTYRLKLSYDNGVINLHSFEELKPVSSTN; encoded by the coding sequence ATGAAACTGAATATTAAAGGAGAGCGCGATAAACAACTCCGCTATGCGTTTATTGGTCTTTCAGCTTTAACTTTACTCATGGGCGCAGGGAATGTACTGACAGGGTCACTGGCATGGTATTTCGCCACAACCCAGAAAACCATCACCACGCCGTTAACGTTTAACCGCCCATTTGCATCAGATTCTAAAAGTGTCGATGCGACCGGTCTGACACAGTTCGCCGCTTCCTTTATTTACTGGCGACTCAACGTTACCCCGGAAAACATCGAACATAACCAGAAAATGATTCTTGGATTTGTCCCATCCGCCGAACGGGACGTACTCAAGAAAGCCCTGGACATAGAAACTGAGCGCATCCAGAAAGCGGGCATCACCACCCAGTTCGACACGAAAGAAATTCGCGTCATGGATGATGGCTCCGTGCAGTACAGCGGGGTACTGAAATCCTCCACCACAAACGGCGCAATCATCACGCCACTGAAAGACCAGGAAAAAACCTACCGACTGAAACTGAGTTATGACAACGGTGTGATTAACCTCCACAGCTTTGAAGAACTCAAGCCGGTATCTTCCACTAACTGA
- the traL gene encoding type IV conjugative transfer system protein TraL — protein MNGEGDKYNFPETMNQQDRYLGLPIDELIVTAPLLILGVLNNLSLELGVIAGILWFIVRYLKKGQGSYWLLNFCYWHLPSLLFKVTFRQIPDSSFRHWRA, from the coding sequence ATGAATGGGGAAGGAGATAAATATAACTTCCCGGAAACAATGAACCAGCAGGACCGTTATTTAGGCTTACCGATTGACGAGTTAATTGTTACCGCACCCCTATTAATTTTGGGGGTGCTTAACAACTTGTCACTTGAACTTGGTGTAATCGCGGGAATCCTCTGGTTTATCGTCAGATATCTGAAAAAAGGGCAGGGGTCATACTGGTTGCTTAATTTCTGTTACTGGCACCTGCCATCACTTTTATTCAAAGTAACCTTTCGCCAGATACCTGATTCAAGTTTCCGGCACTGGAGGGCATAG
- the traB gene encoding F-type conjugal transfer pilus assembly protein TraB, whose product MSLNENLKTRRKQLAILAAVIIGGAAAAGGVMWYGQYQQKQKQPAPVATPNLTGVVTATFNEQVNDAALTQQQAKTSALEQNLATLAQQFAQNKLTTEQKLAEKDAEIQRLNDQLTKAPGSNQTTGQQTPPAGQNGTPLPGPVAAGQARPPEYNVTPAGAPAATGVNMGQGAAFYPGGSGQRMTGGLSTTKFSYDSLKKKPTKLPWIPSGSFSDAVLIEGADANASVTGQQNTSPVTIRLQGNIQMPNNKEFNADGCFIVGEMWGDISSERGNVRTQSISCILKNGKHVDMEFQGHVSFQGKGGIRGKPVMRNGMIVGYAGAAGLLSGFGEGIKSAATPSVGLGATADVGAGDVFKQGIGGGASKAADTLSQYWIKRAEQYHPVIDIGAGNQVTVVFQKGFRLETIEDAEDAKAKEELQKAGNAAQNAVTPQPASQTTASSTTSVGNINPDDVLRQASQLRLGDTIN is encoded by the coding sequence ATAAGCCTGAATGAAAACCTGAAAACCCGCCGCAAGCAGCTGGCCATCCTGGCCGCCGTCATCATTGGCGGCGCAGCTGCAGCAGGCGGCGTAATGTGGTACGGGCAATACCAGCAAAAACAAAAGCAACCCGCACCGGTTGCAACACCAAACCTGACCGGCGTTGTGACCGCGACGTTTAACGAGCAGGTCAACGATGCCGCGCTGACACAGCAGCAGGCAAAGACCTCCGCTCTTGAGCAAAACCTTGCCACGCTTGCTCAGCAGTTCGCGCAGAACAAGCTCACCACCGAGCAAAAGCTGGCTGAAAAGGATGCTGAAATTCAGCGCCTGAATGACCAGCTTACGAAAGCCCCCGGCAGCAACCAGACCACTGGCCAACAGACACCACCTGCTGGCCAGAACGGAACACCACTCCCCGGTCCTGTTGCTGCCGGCCAGGCCCGACCACCCGAATACAATGTGACCCCCGCAGGTGCACCGGCCGCCACTGGTGTGAATATGGGGCAGGGCGCAGCGTTCTATCCGGGCGGCTCTGGCCAGCGCATGACAGGTGGCCTGTCGACAACAAAGTTCAGCTACGACAGCCTGAAGAAAAAGCCAACTAAATTACCCTGGATTCCTTCCGGCTCATTCTCTGATGCCGTCCTGATTGAGGGGGCCGACGCGAACGCTAGCGTCACCGGTCAGCAGAATACCAGTCCTGTAACCATTCGCCTGCAGGGCAACATTCAGATGCCCAACAACAAGGAGTTCAACGCTGACGGCTGCTTTATTGTGGGTGAGATGTGGGGCGATATCTCCAGCGAGCGCGGAAACGTCCGCACCCAGTCCATCAGCTGCATCCTGAAAAACGGCAAGCACGTTGACATGGAGTTTCAGGGACATGTCAGCTTCCAGGGTAAAGGCGGCATTCGCGGCAAGCCCGTTATGCGAAACGGCATGATTGTCGGCTACGCCGGTGCAGCAGGCCTCCTGTCAGGCTTTGGCGAAGGTATCAAATCTGCCGCTACACCATCCGTCGGCCTCGGTGCCACAGCGGATGTCGGAGCCGGTGACGTGTTTAAGCAGGGCATAGGCGGCGGGGCCAGCAAGGCGGCCGACACGCTGAGCCAGTACTGGATTAAACGCGCTGAGCAGTACCACCCGGTAATTGATATCGGCGCTGGCAATCAGGTGACCGTTGTATTCCAGAAGGGTTTCCGCCTTGAAACCATCGAGGACGCCGAGGACGCGAAAGCGAAAGAGGAACTGCAGAAAGCCGGCAACGCCGCGCAGAATGCCGTAACTCCGCAACCGGCGAGCCAAACCACCGCATCCAGTACCACCTCAGTCGGCAATATCAACCCGGATGACGTTCTCCGTCAGGCCAGTCAGCTGCGCCTCGGTGACACCATCAACTAA
- a CDS encoding N-6 DNA methylase, with the protein MSQLSFESLFLADQADPKPRASAPVRVQSPAEARKQFASVFRQTAKYMRRSEVFRDFITLAASGLDIASIRSPESIENSRRICGRYQPDDLDAMRQLFCLLVEGLAGEMHDFLGALYMEHELGADEMGQYFSPSSISRLMAGLLMPGAQETIKREGWMTLDEPTCGSGGMVIAFAYWMAEAGYNPSEQLYATCTDIDPMVADMAFIQLSLLGIPAKVVTGNTLTLKANRVRYTPVYYFNDWQGRLEFRSRFEAMKNFLATVAA; encoded by the coding sequence ATGTCACAACTGAGTTTTGAATCCCTGTTCCTGGCAGACCAGGCTGATCCGAAGCCGCGGGCTTCCGCTCCTGTCCGGGTGCAGTCCCCAGCTGAGGCGCGTAAGCAGTTCGCCAGTGTGTTCCGTCAAACCGCTAAATATATGCGCCGTTCCGAAGTGTTCCGCGACTTTATCACCCTGGCCGCCAGTGGGCTTGATATAGCGAGCATACGCTCGCCAGAAAGCATCGAAAACAGCCGACGAATCTGCGGGCGGTATCAGCCGGACGATTTAGACGCCATGAGACAGCTGTTCTGCCTGTTGGTGGAGGGGCTGGCGGGTGAAATGCATGATTTTCTGGGCGCACTGTATATGGAGCATGAGCTGGGCGCGGACGAAATGGGGCAGTATTTCTCTCCGTCCTCCATCTCCCGCCTGATGGCCGGACTACTCATGCCCGGCGCTCAGGAGACGATAAAGCGTGAGGGTTGGATGACGCTAGATGAGCCTACCTGTGGTAGCGGCGGGATGGTTATTGCCTTTGCATACTGGATGGCTGAGGCGGGATATAACCCCTCAGAACAGCTGTATGCCACCTGCACAGATATCGATCCGATGGTGGCTGATATGGCCTTTATCCAGCTGTCACTGCTGGGTATCCCTGCGAAAGTCGTGACCGGTAATACGCTGACTCTGAAAGCAAATCGCGTGCGTTATACCCCCGTTTATTACTTCAATGACTGGCAGGGACGTCTGGAGTTTCGCAGTCGTTTCGAAGCTATGAAAAACTTTCTGGCCACCGTGGCCGCCTGA